One window of Nocardia sp. NBC_00508 genomic DNA carries:
- a CDS encoding peroxiredoxin → MALLTIGDQFPAYNLTAVIGGDLSKVDAQQPDDYFTRITSDDHAGKWRIIFFWPKDFTFVCPTEIAAFGKLNDEFEDRDAQVLGASVDNEFVHFQWRAQHEDLKTLPFPMLSDLKRELAAGAGVLNADGVADRATFIVDPNNEIQFVSVTAGSVGRNVDEVLRVLDALQSDELCACNWKKGDPTINAGELLAASV, encoded by the coding sequence ATGGCCCTGCTGACCATCGGCGACCAATTCCCGGCATACAACCTCACCGCGGTCATCGGCGGTGATCTGTCGAAGGTCGACGCTCAGCAGCCTGACGACTACTTCACCCGGATCACCAGCGACGACCACGCGGGCAAGTGGCGGATCATCTTCTTCTGGCCGAAGGACTTCACCTTCGTGTGCCCGACGGAGATCGCCGCGTTCGGCAAGCTCAACGACGAGTTCGAGGACCGGGACGCGCAGGTGCTCGGCGCGTCGGTCGACAACGAGTTCGTGCACTTCCAGTGGCGCGCGCAGCACGAGGACCTGAAGACCCTCCCCTTCCCGATGCTCTCCGACCTGAAGCGTGAATTGGCCGCGGGTGCCGGCGTACTCAACGCCGACGGCGTCGCCGACCGCGCCACGTTCATCGTCGACCCGAACAACGAGATCCAGTTCGTCTCGGTCACCGCGGGTTCGGTGGGCCGCAACGTCGACGAGGTGCTGCGGGTGCTGGACGCGCTGCAGTCCGACGAACTGTGCGCCTGCAACTGGAAGAAGGGCGACCCGACCATCAACGCCGGCGAACTCCTGGCCGCCAGCGTCTGA
- a CDS encoding hydrogen peroxide-inducible genes activator, translating into MTDQTYQPTLSQLRAFVAIAEYRHFGTAAARLGVSQPTLSQALAALEQGLGIQLIERSTRRVLVTAAGMRLLPKAMATLEAADRFVASATGDGLGGSLRMGIIPTVAPYVLPGLLPELRKRLPDLRPQIIEDQTARLLDGLRTGVLDVALLAVPTDMPGLVEISLYTEEFVLVTPRGHELAGRADLAASVLDAQPLLLLDEGHCLRDQTLEACRSADVHPAAVGDTRAASLATVVQCVAGGLGVTLIPQMAVAAETAGGALDVAHFADPAPSRTIGLAFRASSARADDYEYLSAIIRAQRPM; encoded by the coding sequence GTGACTGATCAGACTTATCAGCCGACCCTGTCACAGCTGCGTGCGTTCGTGGCGATCGCGGAATACCGCCATTTCGGCACCGCGGCCGCCCGGCTCGGTGTGAGCCAGCCCACGCTATCGCAGGCACTCGCGGCGCTCGAACAGGGGCTCGGGATCCAGCTGATCGAACGCAGTACCAGGCGAGTGCTGGTGACCGCCGCCGGGATGCGCTTGCTGCCCAAGGCGATGGCCACGCTGGAGGCCGCCGATCGCTTCGTCGCCTCGGCGACGGGAGACGGGCTCGGCGGCAGCCTGCGGATGGGCATCATCCCCACGGTCGCCCCCTATGTGCTCCCCGGATTGCTGCCCGAACTGCGCAAACGGCTGCCCGACCTGCGCCCGCAGATCATCGAGGACCAGACCGCCCGGCTGCTGGACGGGCTGCGCACCGGCGTCTTGGACGTGGCATTGCTGGCTGTCCCCACCGATATGCCCGGCCTGGTCGAGATCTCGCTCTACACCGAGGAATTCGTGCTGGTCACCCCGCGTGGCCACGAGTTGGCCGGCCGTGCGGACCTGGCGGCGTCGGTGCTGGACGCCCAGCCGCTGCTGCTGCTGGACGAGGGGCACTGCCTGCGCGATCAGACCCTGGAGGCGTGCCGGTCGGCCGATGTCCACCCCGCCGCGGTCGGCGACACCAGGGCAGCCTCGCTGGCGACCGTCGTGCAGTGCGTCGCGGGCGGGCTCGGGGTGACCCTGATCCCGCAGATGGCCGTCGCTGCGGAAACCGCGGGCGGCGCATTGGATGTCGCGCATTTCGCCGACCCGGCACCCAGCCGCACTATCGGGCTTGCCTTTCGTGCCTCCAGCGCCCGAGCCGACGATTATGAGTATCTGTCCGCCATCATCCGCGCCCAGCGTCCGATGTAG
- a CDS encoding gamma-glutamylcyclotransferase family protein: MESAALGTGRLGGLFGCDHALFVYGTLQFPEVLQVLLGRIPSLEPTELTGWRAAALPSRIYPGLVAAPRRLTRGAVLSGLAPAEWAVLDAFEDDEYDLRRVRVGSGPVWTYVWTAAADPADWQRDRFAAEHLTQFAARSARWRIAPYSASAEGASE; encoded by the coding sequence GTGGAATCGGCGGCGCTGGGTACCGGGCGACTGGGTGGTCTGTTCGGGTGCGATCACGCGCTGTTCGTCTATGGCACGCTGCAGTTTCCCGAAGTATTGCAGGTACTGCTCGGAAGAATCCCGTCGCTCGAGCCTACAGAGCTGACCGGCTGGCGCGCGGCTGCGCTGCCGAGCCGGATATACCCCGGCTTGGTCGCCGCGCCGCGCCGACTGACCCGTGGCGCGGTGCTCAGCGGTCTCGCCCCGGCGGAGTGGGCGGTCCTCGACGCGTTCGAAGACGACGAATACGACCTGCGCAGGGTGCGCGTCGGGAGCGGTCCGGTGTGGACCTACGTCTGGACGGCCGCCGCCGATCCGGCGGACTGGCAACGGGATCGCTTCGCGGCCGAGCATCTCACGCAGTTCGCCGCGCGTTCCGCCCGGTGGCGCATCGCTCCGTATTCCGCATCGGCCGAGGGAGCGTCGGAATGA
- a CDS encoding TetR/AcrR family transcriptional regulator, translated as MARPRRSEDTRRLLVEEGAAGFLTNGYHGTGLKQVLDKVGVPKGSFYNYFDSKESFGRAIVEHHSLCVQRNLTEAFATASDPVSGLRAFFGRLMDDFVAADFTGGCLIANLGGELEGSELLRESLSAAWGAWRDRVAEQLAHGQRLGMIRADIDATELADLLLESWEGAVIRMKIDRTIAPLHKCLDRLLGDYFLP; from the coding sequence ATGGCGCGACCGCGACGTAGTGAAGACACCCGGCGACTTCTGGTCGAGGAGGGCGCCGCGGGGTTCCTGACCAACGGCTATCACGGCACCGGGCTCAAACAGGTCCTGGACAAGGTCGGCGTGCCGAAGGGCTCGTTCTACAACTACTTCGACAGCAAGGAGAGCTTCGGTCGCGCGATCGTCGAGCACCACTCGCTGTGCGTGCAGCGAAATCTGACCGAGGCGTTCGCAACCGCGTCCGACCCGGTGAGCGGGCTGCGGGCGTTCTTCGGGCGACTGATGGACGATTTCGTCGCGGCCGATTTCACCGGCGGCTGCCTCATCGCGAACCTGGGCGGCGAACTGGAAGGCAGCGAGCTGCTGCGGGAATCGCTCTCGGCCGCGTGGGGTGCATGGCGTGACCGCGTCGCCGAGCAGCTGGCGCATGGGCAGCGGCTCGGCATGATCCGCGCCGATATCGATGCCACGGAACTGGCCGACCTGCTGCTCGAATCATGGGAGGGCGCGGTGATCAGGATGAAGATCGACCGCACCATCGCGCCGCTGCACAAGTGCTTGGATCGCCTGCTCGGCGACTATTTCCTGCCCTGA
- a CDS encoding SDR family NAD(P)-dependent oxidoreductase, translating into MAKTVIVTGSSSGIGRDIARAFVERGDNVVLHGRDTAKLSRVAAELGAPEQAATVVGDIGAPATGAALVQAAVERFGGVDVLVNNAGIFGAKPFVEVTEPDLDRYLHGNLKGTYFTTQAVVRRLLEQARGGSIVNIGTVLIDHALAGLPASAALISKGGVHALTTSLAAELAADGIRVNAVAPGIIRTPLFGDGDEAASGRLALLNRIGEVAETTAAVLYLADAAFTTGHIFPVDGGFISGRAA; encoded by the coding sequence ATGGCGAAGACGGTCATCGTGACCGGTTCCTCCAGTGGGATCGGGCGCGATATCGCACGGGCGTTCGTGGAACGCGGCGACAACGTCGTGCTCCACGGGCGAGACACTGCCAAGCTTTCCCGGGTCGCCGCCGAACTCGGTGCGCCCGAGCAGGCGGCCACGGTGGTCGGCGACATCGGCGCGCCTGCGACGGGTGCCGCCTTGGTCCAGGCCGCCGTCGAGCGGTTCGGCGGCGTGGACGTGCTGGTCAACAATGCGGGCATCTTCGGGGCCAAACCCTTCGTGGAGGTCACCGAGCCGGACCTGGACCGATATCTGCACGGAAACCTCAAGGGCACCTACTTCACCACGCAGGCCGTGGTGCGACGGCTGCTGGAGCAGGCCAGAGGCGGCAGCATCGTGAACATCGGCACGGTGCTGATCGACCACGCCCTCGCGGGGTTGCCCGCGTCGGCGGCGCTGATCAGCAAGGGAGGTGTGCACGCGCTGACCACCAGCCTCGCCGCCGAACTCGCGGCCGACGGCATCCGGGTCAACGCGGTCGCCCCCGGCATCATCCGCACCCCGCTGTTCGGCGACGGCGACGAAGCGGCCTCCGGCAGGTTGGCGCTGCTCAACCGCATCGGCGAAGTCGCCGAGACCACCGCCGCGGTGCTCTATCTCGCCGACGCCGCGTTCACCACCGGACACATCTTCCCCGTCGACGGCGGGTTCATCTCGGGAAGGGCAGCCTGA
- a CDS encoding tautomerase family protein, with protein sequence MPYVNIKVTDEGVTREEKARLIKGVTDLLHDVLGKAPASTFVVIDEVALSDWGVGGMNVEEWRKQQS encoded by the coding sequence ATGCCATACGTGAACATCAAAGTCACCGACGAAGGCGTAACGCGCGAGGAGAAGGCACGACTGATCAAGGGCGTTACCGATCTGCTGCACGACGTGCTCGGCAAGGCGCCCGCGAGCACCTTCGTCGTCATCGACGAGGTCGCGCTGTCGGACTGGGGCGTCGGCGGGATGAACGTCGAAGAGTGGCGTAAACAGCAATCCTGA
- a CDS encoding cation:proton antiporter domain-containing protein, translated as MPSLLEISTHFFLQIVVILVTYRLLWPLLRRLGQVQVVAIMIAGFLLGPSVLGWAWPQAQEWLFPTKLAVGGTSIVHPNLTAIYVVGQLGLVLYMFLVGSSFQLDIFGKHLRQAGATSATGVAVPMVLGGAVGWWMVAQGGFFTDGVADWQGALFLAAAVAVTAFPILAWIVYDSGGGNCRSSRNSRPRTRRASDAART; from the coding sequence ATGCCATCGCTACTGGAGATCTCGACCCACTTCTTCCTACAGATCGTGGTCATCCTCGTGACCTACCGCCTGCTCTGGCCGCTGTTGCGGCGGCTGGGACAAGTGCAGGTGGTCGCCATCATGATCGCGGGCTTCCTGCTCGGGCCATCTGTGCTCGGCTGGGCGTGGCCGCAGGCGCAGGAGTGGTTGTTCCCGACGAAGCTCGCGGTGGGAGGCACGAGCATCGTCCACCCGAACCTGACCGCCATCTACGTGGTCGGCCAACTCGGCCTGGTGCTGTACATGTTCCTGGTCGGCAGCTCCTTTCAGCTCGATATCTTCGGCAAGCACCTGCGTCAGGCCGGGGCCACCTCGGCGACCGGCGTCGCGGTGCCGATGGTGCTCGGCGGCGCGGTCGGCTGGTGGATGGTCGCGCAGGGCGGATTCTTCACCGACGGCGTGGCCGACTGGCAAGGCGCGCTGTTCCTCGCCGCCGCCGTCGCGGTCACCGCGTTCCCGATCCTGGCCTGGATCGTCTACGACTCCGGGGGCGGAAACTGCCGGAGCAGCCGGAACAGCCGGCCGCGGACCCGGCGCGCGTCTGACGCCGCCCGGACCTGA
- the speD gene encoding adenosylmethionine decarboxylase, giving the protein MTAEFTGWHVLAEFGGVDAALCDDLERLESALRESLIAAGVTICDVVHKKFEPQGVTVLALLSESHASIHTYPESGDIFVDVFTCGSIGAGASKAVELLRDKLSPRDVRMQVIRRGHGGQRIEEPVGAGLTRIWDLHEVIVDTHTPFQHMVIARTDQGISLFSDDDRQSTEFSQLTYHEAMMVPAFTLAEKLDNVLIIGSGEGVASQMSVAAGATHVDHVDIDQLEVELCARHLPYGYTSDELAAAVKGEGPVTVHYADGWDFLASAAQAGTRYDVIVIDLPDERVEDAQHNRLYEAEFLSRCRALLAPGGVLSAQAGCATMWRNETLKRSWQRFHEQFGTVVHYGSDEHEWSFLFGLAEPIDDPVKGMTDRLALLPYQAETIDARALVRGAIEPHALRV; this is encoded by the coding sequence ATGACGGCGGAATTCACCGGCTGGCATGTGCTGGCCGAGTTCGGTGGTGTCGACGCAGCCCTCTGCGACGATCTCGAACGACTCGAATCGGCGTTGCGTGAGTCTCTGATCGCGGCGGGCGTCACCATCTGCGATGTCGTACACAAGAAGTTCGAACCGCAGGGGGTGACCGTCCTCGCGCTGTTGTCGGAGTCCCACGCCTCGATTCACACCTATCCGGAGTCCGGCGACATCTTCGTCGACGTCTTCACCTGCGGCAGCATCGGCGCGGGGGCCTCGAAGGCGGTCGAACTGCTCCGGGATAAGTTGTCCCCCAGGGACGTTCGAATGCAGGTCATCCGCAGGGGACACGGCGGCCAGCGAATCGAGGAACCGGTGGGCGCGGGCCTGACCCGTATCTGGGACCTGCACGAGGTGATCGTCGACACGCACACCCCGTTCCAGCACATGGTCATCGCGCGCACCGACCAGGGCATCAGCCTGTTCTCCGACGACGACCGCCAGTCCACCGAGTTCTCCCAGCTGACCTACCACGAGGCCATGATGGTCCCCGCCTTCACGCTGGCCGAGAAGCTGGACAACGTGCTCATCATCGGCTCCGGCGAGGGCGTGGCCAGCCAGATGTCGGTCGCCGCGGGCGCCACCCACGTCGATCACGTCGACATCGACCAGCTCGAGGTCGAACTCTGCGCCCGGCACCTGCCCTACGGCTACACCAGCGACGAACTGGCCGCCGCGGTCAAGGGCGAGGGGCCGGTCACGGTGCACTATGCCGACGGCTGGGATTTCCTCGCCTCGGCAGCGCAGGCGGGCACCCGCTACGACGTCATCGTGATCGACCTGCCGGACGAGCGCGTCGAGGACGCGCAGCACAACCGGCTCTATGAGGCGGAGTTCCTGTCCCGATGTCGCGCGCTGCTCGCGCCCGGCGGCGTGCTCAGCGCTCAGGCCGGATGCGCGACCATGTGGCGCAACGAGACGCTGAAGCGGTCCTGGCAGCGCTTCCATGAGCAGTTCGGCACCGTCGTGCACTACGGCAGCGACGAACACGAGTGGTCGTTCCTGTTCGGTCTGGCCGAACCGATCGACGACCCGGTCAAGGGCATGACCGATCGCTTGGCGCTGCTGCCGTACCAGGCCGAGACCATCGACGCGCGGGCGCTGGTGCGCGGCGCGATCGAACCGCACGCGCTGCGGGTGTAG
- a CDS encoding type III PLP-dependent enzyme, with protein MPESPYLVIHPERVRENYRALDAALSGDRGAATRIRFAVKASPVPEIVRLLGEEGAEFDVASIGEIDLCLGLGVAPERLCYGNPIKKGAHIALAYAQGVRRFAFDTEDDLLRIAEHAPGSEVECRFLASAPESRTPFGTKFGCTPGEAFRLLVRARDLGLVVTGPYFHVGSQQLDPTAWRIGIEQAGRIVEALADKDIPVGWVNIGGGLPISYADSAPALGEIAAAVNHAAAEFLSGKTGLVVEPGRALVGSAGTIHAEVVGVRTAPDGRRWVYLDIGRYNGMAETENEYIAYRFVTDRDGDPVDEAVVAGPTCDGDDVLYQRTRVLLPTTLRAGDRIRIPDTGAYTASYSSVSFNGFPPLTVHVSGAERE; from the coding sequence ATGCCCGAATCGCCGTACCTTGTCATCCACCCCGAGCGTGTCCGCGAAAATTACCGCGCGCTCGATGCCGCCTTGTCCGGGGACCGGGGCGCCGCGACGCGGATCCGCTTCGCCGTCAAGGCGAGCCCGGTGCCGGAGATCGTGCGCCTGCTCGGCGAGGAGGGCGCGGAGTTCGACGTCGCCAGCATCGGCGAGATCGACCTGTGCCTCGGGCTCGGGGTGGCGCCGGAACGTTTGTGCTACGGCAACCCGATCAAGAAGGGCGCCCACATCGCCCTGGCCTACGCGCAGGGCGTACGCCGCTTCGCCTTCGACACCGAAGACGATTTGCTGCGGATCGCCGAGCACGCGCCCGGCTCCGAGGTGGAGTGCCGCTTCCTCGCTTCGGCGCCGGAGTCGCGCACCCCGTTCGGCACGAAGTTCGGCTGCACCCCGGGCGAGGCGTTCCGGCTGCTGGTCCGGGCCAGGGATCTCGGGCTGGTGGTCACCGGACCGTACTTCCACGTCGGCTCCCAGCAACTGGACCCCACCGCGTGGCGGATCGGCATCGAACAGGCGGGCCGGATCGTGGAAGCGTTGGCGGACAAGGACATTCCGGTCGGCTGGGTGAACATCGGCGGTGGGCTGCCGATCTCCTACGCCGATTCCGCCCCCGCACTGGGTGAGATCGCCGCGGCGGTGAACCACGCCGCGGCCGAATTCCTTTCCGGGAAAACCGGATTGGTCGTCGAACCGGGCCGCGCGCTGGTCGGTTCGGCGGGCACGATTCACGCCGAGGTCGTCGGCGTCCGCACCGCGCCGGACGGACGACGCTGGGTGTATCTCGACATCGGCCGCTACAACGGAATGGCCGAGACCGAGAACGAGTACATCGCCTACCGGTTCGTCACCGACCGGGACGGCGACCCCGTCGACGAGGCGGTGGTAGCCGGTCCGACCTGCGACGGCGACGATGTACTGTATCAACGCACGCGAGTCCTCCTACCGACCACGTTGCGAGCCGGTGATCGCATTCGAATCCCCGACACCGGCGCCTATACCGCGAGCTATTCGTCGGTGTCCTTCAATGGTTTTCCGCCCTTGACCGTTCATGTCTCGGGCGCTGAGCGAGAGTGA
- a CDS encoding DEAD/DEAH box helicase, producing MDLTELLDIPGTDADALYESFGMWAAEQGTPLYPAQDEALLELASGSNVILATPTGSGKSLVAVGAHLFALTQGIRTYYTAPIKALVSEKFFALCEVFGAERVGMVTGDAAVNPEAPIICATAEILANLALREGADAAVGQVVMDEFHFYADPDRGWAWQVPLLELPRAQFLLMSATLGDVDFFARDLQRRTGRSTAIVAGTERPVPLSFSYARTSITETLEELVTTHQAPVYVVHFTQAAALERAQALTSVNFATRAEKDAIAAALGEFRFAAGFGKTLSRLIRHGIGVHHAGMLPKYRRLVERLAQDGLLKVVCGTDTLGVGINVPIRTVLLTGLTKFDGVRTRRLKAREFHQIAGRAGRAGYDTMGTVVVQAPDHEVENTRLLAKAGDDPKKQRKVQRRKPPEGFVSWSEDTFDRLVTAQPEPMVSRFAVTNAMLLNVIARPGNCFDAMRHLLEDNHEPRPAQRRHILRAIRLYRALRDAGVVQQLPEPDAHGRRARLTVDLQRDFALDQPLSPFALAALELLDKDSPSYTLDVVSLIESTLEDPRQLLMAQQHKARGEAIAEMKADGIDYDERMELLEEVTWPKPLAELIEPAYETYRAGHPWVSEFAPAPKSVVRDMIERAMTFAELISFYELARSEGVVLRYLADAYRALRRTVPESARTEELDDITEWLGELVRQVDSSLLDEWEQLTNPGAETDADQVAFGAETVRPISANERAFRVMVRNAMFRRVELAALRRWDDLAELSPGLDWADALADYFAEYERIGIGPDARGPQLFQVERRPGFWQVRQVLEDPAGDHGWSIDAVVDLAESDAAGEVVFDDVTVSAG from the coding sequence GTGGATCTGACCGAACTGCTCGACATCCCGGGGACCGACGCCGATGCGCTGTACGAGTCGTTCGGGATGTGGGCCGCCGAGCAGGGCACCCCGCTGTATCCGGCCCAGGACGAAGCGCTGCTGGAGCTGGCGTCCGGATCGAACGTCATCCTCGCCACGCCAACCGGTTCCGGAAAATCGCTGGTCGCGGTCGGCGCACACCTTTTCGCCCTCACCCAGGGCATACGCACCTACTACACCGCGCCGATCAAGGCGCTGGTGAGCGAGAAATTCTTCGCCCTCTGCGAGGTGTTCGGCGCCGAGCGCGTCGGCATGGTCACCGGTGACGCCGCGGTGAACCCGGAGGCGCCGATCATCTGCGCCACCGCGGAAATCCTGGCCAATCTGGCGCTGCGCGAGGGCGCGGACGCCGCCGTCGGCCAAGTCGTGATGGACGAGTTCCACTTCTACGCCGATCCCGACCGAGGCTGGGCGTGGCAGGTCCCGCTGCTGGAACTGCCCCGGGCCCAGTTCCTGCTCATGTCGGCGACGCTCGGCGATGTCGACTTCTTCGCCCGTGACCTGCAGCGCCGGACCGGCCGCTCCACCGCGATCGTCGCGGGCACCGAGCGCCCGGTGCCGCTGAGCTTCTCCTACGCCCGCACCTCCATCACCGAGACCCTGGAAGAACTGGTCACCACGCACCAGGCGCCGGTCTACGTGGTGCACTTCACCCAGGCCGCCGCGCTGGAGCGTGCGCAGGCGCTGACCAGCGTGAACTTCGCCACCCGCGCCGAGAAGGACGCGATCGCCGCGGCGCTGGGCGAGTTCCGGTTCGCGGCGGGCTTCGGCAAGACGCTGTCCCGGCTGATCCGGCACGGCATCGGCGTCCATCACGCGGGCATGCTGCCGAAATACCGCCGCCTGGTGGAGCGACTCGCCCAGGACGGGCTGCTGAAGGTGGTGTGCGGCACCGACACCTTGGGCGTCGGTATCAACGTGCCGATCCGCACGGTGCTGCTCACCGGTCTGACCAAGTTCGACGGCGTGCGTACCCGACGGTTGAAAGCCCGTGAGTTCCACCAGATCGCGGGTCGCGCGGGCCGCGCGGGCTACGACACCATGGGCACGGTCGTGGTGCAGGCCCCCGACCACGAGGTGGAGAACACCCGGCTGCTGGCCAAGGCGGGCGACGACCCGAAGAAACAGCGCAAGGTGCAGCGGCGCAAGCCGCCGGAAGGCTTCGTCTCTTGGAGCGAGGACACCTTCGACCGCCTGGTCACGGCCCAGCCGGAGCCGATGGTGTCGCGCTTCGCCGTCACCAACGCCATGCTGCTGAACGTGATCGCCCGGCCGGGCAACTGTTTCGACGCCATGCGCCACCTGCTCGAGGACAATCACGAACCGCGGCCGGCCCAGCGCAGGCACATCCTGCGCGCCATCCGGCTCTATCGCGCGCTGCGCGACGCCGGGGTGGTCCAGCAGCTGCCGGAACCGGACGCGCACGGCCGCCGCGCCCGCTTGACCGTCGACCTGCAGCGGGACTTCGCGCTCGACCAGCCGCTGTCGCCGTTCGCGCTGGCCGCGCTGGAGCTGCTGGACAAAGACTCTCCGAGCTATACCCTCGACGTAGTGTCGCTCATCGAATCCACGTTGGAGGATCCGCGCCAGCTGCTGATGGCCCAGCAGCACAAGGCGCGCGGGGAGGCAATCGCCGAGATGAAAGCCGACGGCATCGACTACGACGAGCGGATGGAACTGCTCGAAGAGGTGACCTGGCCCAAGCCGCTGGCCGAGCTGATCGAACCGGCCTACGAGACCTACCGCGCCGGGCATCCGTGGGTGTCGGAGTTCGCGCCCGCGCCGAAGTCGGTGGTGCGCGACATGATCGAGCGCGCCATGACCTTCGCCGAGCTGATCTCCTTCTATGAGCTGGCCCGCTCGGAGGGCGTGGTGCTGCGCTACCTTGCCGACGCCTACCGCGCGCTGCGGCGCACGGTGCCCGAGTCCGCGCGCACCGAGGAACTCGACGACATCACCGAGTGGCTCGGCGAGCTTGTCCGCCAAGTGGATTCGAGTCTGCTGGACGAATGGGAACAGCTGACCAATCCCGGCGCGGAGACCGACGCCGATCAGGTCGCCTTCGGTGCGGAGACGGTGCGCCCGATCTCCGCGAACGAGCGCGCCTTCCGGGTCATGGTCCGTAACGCGATGTTCCGCCGCGTCGAACTGGCCGCGCTACGGCGTTGGGACGACCTCGCCGAGCTGAGCCCGGGCCTGGACTGGGCGGACGCGCTGGCCGACTATTTCGCGGAGTACGAGCGGATCGGAATCGGCCCCGACGCCAGGGGCCCGCAGCTGTTCCAGGTGGAACGAAGACCGGGATTCTGGCAGGTGCGGCAAGTGCTCGAGGACCCGGCGGGCGACCATGGCTGGTCGATCGACGCGGTGGTCGATCTCGCCGAGTCCGACGCCGCCGGCGAGGTCGTCTTCGACGATGTCACGGTGTCCGCCGGCTGA
- a CDS encoding PAC2 family protein, giving the protein MDYESRMYELEFPAPQLSSADGAGPVLVHGLEGFTDAGHAVRLATTHLRESLESELVASFDVDELLDYRSRRPLMTFKTDHFSEYAEPELNLWALRDTAGTPFLLLSGLEPDLRWEKFTTAVRLLAEQLGVRRSIGLSAIPMAIPHTRPLGVTAHSSNRDLISEHQRWPGELQVPGSASSLLEFRMAQHGHESVGFSVHVPHYLAQTAYPEAAQTLLENVADNAGLEFPLAALGEAAARVREQVNEHIAGNVEVETVVHALERQYDSFVTAQERQSSLLVGDGELPSGDELGAEFERFLAEQGGYNGDDKDEQD; this is encoded by the coding sequence ATGGACTACGAGTCGCGAATGTACGAACTGGAGTTCCCCGCTCCGCAGCTGTCGTCCGCCGACGGCGCGGGCCCGGTCCTGGTGCACGGACTGGAAGGCTTCACCGACGCCGGACACGCGGTGCGCCTGGCCACCACGCACCTGCGCGAGAGCCTCGAAAGCGAACTGGTCGCCTCGTTCGATGTGGACGAGCTGCTGGACTACCGCTCGCGGCGCCCGCTCATGACGTTCAAGACCGATCATTTCTCCGAGTACGCCGAGCCGGAACTCAACCTCTGGGCGCTGCGCGACACCGCGGGTACCCCGTTCCTGTTGCTCTCGGGCCTGGAACCGGACCTGCGCTGGGAAAAGTTCACCACCGCGGTGCGCCTGCTCGCCGAACAGCTCGGCGTGCGGCGCAGCATCGGGCTGAGCGCGATTCCCATGGCGATTCCGCACACCCGCCCGCTCGGGGTGACCGCGCATTCCTCGAATCGCGATCTGATCTCCGAGCATCAGCGGTGGCCGGGCGAACTCCAGGTGCCGGGCAGTGCCTCGTCACTGCTGGAGTTCCGGATGGCCCAGCACGGCCACGAGTCGGTCGGCTTCTCGGTGCACGTCCCGCACTACCTGGCGCAGACCGCCTACCCGGAGGCCGCGCAGACCCTGCTCGAGAACGTCGCCGACAACGCGGGCCTGGAATTTCCGCTGGCCGCGCTCGGTGAGGCCGCCGCACGCGTGCGCGAACAGGTCAACGAGCACATCGCGGGCAATGTCGAGGTGGAGACGGTAGTGCACGCCTTGGAGCGGCAGTACGACAGCTTCGTCACCGCGCAGGAGCGCCAGTCGAGTCTGCTGGTCGGTGACGGCGAGCTGCCCAGCGGTGACGAGCTGGGCGCCGAGTTCGAACGATTCCTCGCCGAGCAGGGCGGCTACAACGGCGACGACAAGGACGAGCAGGACTGA
- a CDS encoding DUF5642 family protein gives MADSTRRRLGWTMPVVCAILLAGCGSTVPGRPASSAPTTVTRQVSAELPTLLPDPEQFPAGYPAVVLPQEAVAQAAGDLDGMGRGASVQPARCVPPQQDFGPDRTAMAVGTDEATRATLTVELARTDEPLASLRARLAHCGSVRVTRAGATTTVLTEMDAPPPADADDTVALRRTVRPESGGPGLTQSMRTLLAQLGDVRISVTYMSFDDGEPDTASLDALFSTAVLKVRQG, from the coding sequence ATGGCGGATTCGACGCGCAGGCGACTGGGCTGGACGATGCCCGTCGTGTGCGCCATCCTGCTCGCCGGGTGCGGGTCGACGGTGCCGGGACGCCCCGCTTCGTCGGCGCCGACCACGGTGACCCGGCAGGTGAGCGCCGAACTGCCGACGCTGCTGCCGGATCCGGAGCAGTTCCCCGCGGGGTATCCCGCGGTGGTGCTGCCGCAGGAGGCCGTGGCCCAGGCGGCAGGCGATCTGGACGGCATGGGACGCGGTGCCAGTGTGCAGCCCGCCCGGTGCGTACCGCCGCAGCAGGATTTCGGACCTGATCGGACGGCGATGGCGGTCGGTACGGACGAGGCCACGCGGGCCACGTTGACCGTCGAATTGGCACGCACCGACGAGCCGTTGGCATCGTTGCGCGCCAGGCTGGCGCACTGCGGATCGGTGCGGGTGACTCGCGCGGGCGCCACGACCACGGTGCTGACCGAGATGGATGCGCCGCCACCGGCCGACGCCGACGATACCGTGGCGCTGCGCAGGACCGTGCGGCCGGAGTCGGGCGGTCCCGGGCTGACCCAATCCATGCGGACACTCCTCGCCCAGCTCGGGGATGTGCGAATCTCGGTGACGTACATGTCCTTCGACGACGGGGAACCGGATACTGCTTCGCTGGACGCACTGTTCTCGACGGCCGTGCTAAAGGTGCGACAGGGGTAG